Part of the Deltaproteobacteria bacterium genome is shown below.
TGCTTGCCCGTGAAGAACGGGTGACACTCGTTGCAGATGTCGACGGTGAAGTCGGACTTCGTGCTCTTGGTGTGGATCTGGTTCCCGCAGGCGCAGGTGATCACGGTGTCTTC
Proteins encoded:
- the rpmE gene encoding 50S ribosomal protein L31, giving the protein MKAEIHPKYEDTVITCACGNQIHTKSTKSDFTVDICNECHPFFTGKQKLVDTAGRIERFRRKYAKNG